A portion of the Pseudomonas koreensis genome contains these proteins:
- a CDS encoding cytochrome ubiquinol oxidase subunit I — protein MFGLEALDLARIQFAFTISFHILFPAITIGLASYLAVLEGLWLKTRNDTYRDLYHFWSKIFAVNFGMGVVSGLVMAYQFGTNWSRFSDFAGAVTGPLLTYEVLTAFFLEAGFLGVMLFGWNKVGRGLHFFSTVMVAIGTLISTFWILASNSWMQTPQGFEIVNGQVIPTDWLAIVFNPSFPYRLMHMATAAFVATAFFVGSSAAWHLLRGRDNPAIRTMLSMAMWMALIVAPIQAVIGDFHGLNTLKHQPAKIAAIEGHWENHGDEATPLILFGWPDMKEERTRFAVEIPYLGSLILTHSLDKQVPALKEFPPEDRPNSTIVFWSFRIMVGLGFLMIFTGLWSLWLRKRDSLYTSRPFLHLALWMGPSGLIAILAGWFTTEIGRQPWVVYGLMRTADASSNHSFMQMSITLIMFVVIYFALFGAGLGYMMRLVRKGPKISEGSETPDGGPGKKRTPARPLSAADDPAEGEHEDNTRLTKEI, from the coding sequence ATGTTCGGTTTAGAGGCTCTCGATCTCGCCCGAATTCAGTTCGCGTTCACCATCTCGTTCCACATTCTGTTCCCGGCCATCACCATCGGCCTGGCGAGTTACCTGGCGGTGCTCGAAGGCTTGTGGCTGAAAACCCGCAACGATACCTACCGTGACCTCTACCATTTCTGGTCGAAGATCTTTGCCGTCAACTTCGGCATGGGCGTGGTTTCCGGTCTGGTCATGGCCTATCAGTTCGGCACCAACTGGAGTCGATTCTCTGATTTCGCCGGTGCCGTCACCGGGCCGTTGCTGACCTATGAAGTGCTTACAGCGTTTTTTCTCGAGGCCGGTTTTCTTGGCGTGATGCTGTTCGGCTGGAACAAGGTCGGGCGCGGCCTGCACTTCTTTTCGACGGTGATGGTGGCGATCGGCACGCTGATTTCGACCTTCTGGATTCTCGCTTCCAACAGCTGGATGCAGACGCCGCAGGGCTTTGAAATCGTCAACGGTCAGGTGATTCCGACCGATTGGCTGGCGATTGTCTTCAACCCGTCATTCCCTTATCGCCTGATGCACATGGCCACCGCCGCGTTCGTCGCGACGGCATTCTTCGTCGGCTCTTCGGCAGCCTGGCATTTGCTGCGCGGCAGGGACAACCCGGCGATCCGCACCATGTTGTCGATGGCGATGTGGATGGCGCTGATCGTCGCGCCGATCCAGGCAGTGATCGGCGACTTCCACGGGCTCAACACGCTCAAGCATCAGCCGGCAAAAATCGCTGCGATCGAAGGCCACTGGGAAAACCACGGCGACGAAGCGACGCCGCTGATCCTGTTCGGCTGGCCGGACATGAAAGAAGAACGCACCAGGTTCGCCGTGGAGATTCCCTACCTCGGCAGCCTGATTCTCACGCACTCGCTGGACAAGCAAGTGCCGGCACTGAAGGAATTCCCGCCGGAAGACCGGCCGAATTCGACCATCGTGTTCTGGTCGTTCCGCATCATGGTCGGCCTCGGTTTCCTGATGATCTTCACCGGGTTGTGGAGTCTGTGGCTGCGCAAGCGTGACTCGCTGTATACCTCGCGGCCGTTCCTGCATCTGGCGTTGTGGATGGGGCCGTCCGGCCTGATCGCGATTCTTGCCGGCTGGTTCACCACGGAAATCGGCCGTCAGCCATGGGTCGTGTACGGCTTGATGCGCACCGCAGATGCTTCTTCCAACCACAGCTTCATGCAGATGAGCATCACCCTGATCATGTTCGTCGTGATCTATTTCGCGCTGTTCGGCGCAGGTCTCGGCTACATGATGCGTCTGGTGCGCAAGGGGCCGAAGATCAGCGAAGGCAGCGAAACGCCCGACGGTGGTCCAGGCAAGAAACGCACCCCGGCGCGTCCGCTGTCCGCAGCCGACGATCCGGCCGAGGGCGAGCACGAAGACAACACTCGCTTGACCAAGGAGATTTGA
- a CDS encoding methyltransferase, producing the protein MPLLETPFAQLDLIRQPEQQNEPLQAFDAADEYLLNHLASEQPASSTRVLVLNDSFGALAISLLGNVEVSSSGDSFLGFAGLEKNLLRNGQAFDAIRPLPASEPLVGPFDRVLIRVPKTLALLEEQLIRLQGQLAPGAQVIAAAMVKHLPRAAGDLLERYIGPVQASLAVKKARLLIATPESKLPATSPYPTRYRLDEPAIELLNHANVFCRDGLDIGTRAFLPHLPKNLGNARVADLGCGNGVLAIASALQNPDAHYTLVDESFMAVQSAAENWREALGDREVIVRAGDGLAGQAPQSLDVVLCNPPFHQQQVVGDFLAWRMFQQAREALVVGGALYIVGNRHLGYHSKLARLFRGVEQVAATPKFVILKARK; encoded by the coding sequence ATGCCTTTGCTTGAAACACCTTTCGCCCAACTCGACCTGATCCGCCAGCCCGAACAGCAGAATGAACCGCTGCAAGCCTTCGATGCGGCAGACGAATACCTGCTCAATCATCTCGCCAGCGAACAACCGGCAAGCAGCACCCGCGTGCTGGTACTCAATGACAGCTTTGGTGCCTTGGCGATCAGTTTGCTGGGCAATGTCGAGGTCAGCAGCAGCGGCGACTCGTTCCTGGGTTTCGCCGGGCTGGAAAAAAATCTGCTGCGCAATGGTCAGGCGTTCGATGCGATCCGGCCGCTACCGGCCAGCGAACCTTTAGTGGGGCCGTTTGACCGGGTGCTGATCCGCGTTCCCAAAACCCTGGCGCTGCTGGAAGAACAACTGATCCGCCTGCAAGGACAACTCGCCCCCGGCGCGCAAGTGATCGCGGCCGCGATGGTGAAGCATCTGCCCCGTGCCGCCGGCGATCTGCTCGAGCGCTACATTGGCCCGGTGCAGGCGTCGCTGGCCGTGAAGAAAGCGCGACTGCTGATCGCCACGCCTGAAAGCAAACTGCCCGCGACATCGCCCTACCCGACTCGCTATCGCCTCGACGAACCGGCGATCGAACTGCTCAACCACGCCAACGTGTTCTGCCGCGACGGCCTGGACATCGGCACGCGCGCGTTTCTGCCGCATCTGCCGAAAAACCTTGGCAACGCACGAGTCGCCGACCTGGGTTGTGGTAACGGTGTACTGGCCATTGCCAGCGCCCTGCAGAACCCGGATGCGCATTACACGCTGGTCGATGAATCGTTCATGGCGGTGCAATCGGCTGCCGAGAACTGGCGCGAGGCGTTGGGCGATCGCGAAGTCATCGTGCGCGCTGGCGATGGTCTGGCCGGGCAGGCGCCGCAGTCGCTGGACGTGGTGCTGTGCAACCCACCGTTCCATCAGCAGCAGGTGGTCGGCGACTTCCTCGCCTGGCGCATGTTCCAGCAAGCCCGCGAGGCACTGGTGGTCGGCGGTGCGCTGTACATTGTCGGCAATCGGCACCTGGGCTATCACAGCAAACTGGCGCGCTTGTTCCGCGGTGTCGAGCAAGTGGCGGCAACGCCGAAGTTCGTCATTCTCAAGGCGCGCAAATAA
- a CDS encoding DJ-1 family glyoxalase III, whose protein sequence is MTSRALIALAEGIDDLQTVTLIDVLRRAGIEVVAASIEGRRMLTCARGTRLTADGMLVDVLAQRFDLIVLPGGAVGSQHLAAHQPLQQLLKDQASAGRLFAAIGEAPAVALQASGVLRQRRMTCLPGASHQLSGCTFVDQPVVVDGNCITAQGSGPALEFALTLVEQLGGKALRLKVAGELMA, encoded by the coding sequence ATGACTTCCAGAGCCCTGATTGCCCTCGCCGAGGGCATCGACGATTTGCAAACCGTGACCCTGATCGACGTGCTGCGCCGCGCCGGCATCGAAGTGGTCGCCGCCAGTATCGAAGGCCGGCGCATGCTGACCTGCGCGCGCGGCACCCGGTTGACTGCCGATGGCATGCTGGTCGATGTACTCGCGCAGCGCTTCGACCTGATTGTCCTGCCGGGCGGCGCCGTCGGTTCCCAGCATCTGGCGGCGCATCAGCCATTACAGCAATTGCTCAAGGACCAAGCCAGCGCCGGCCGACTGTTCGCCGCCATCGGCGAAGCCCCGGCCGTCGCGCTGCAAGCGTCAGGCGTGCTGCGCCAGCGACGGATGACCTGCCTGCCCGGCGCCAGCCATCAGTTGTCGGGCTGTACGTTTGTTGATCAACCAGTGGTGGTCGACGGCAACTGCATCACCGCCCAAGGCTCGGGACCGGCGCTGGAATTTGCCTTGACCCTGGTCGAGCAACTTGGCGGCAAGGCGCTGCGGTTGAAGGTGGCGGGGGAGTTGATGGCCTGA
- a CDS encoding MFS transporter — MPVQEPLLLRHHRPFMAFWLARIFTASGFQMLTVAIGWNLYQLTGNVLDLGLVGLVEFAPRVLFMLHTGHVADRYDRRKVAALCQSLQALIALALAIGSATDNVTREMIFILAFLLGAARSFEMPTTQALLPSIVPSALFPRAVAAAQSAQQSATIVAPALGGLLYAFGSVWVYGPTVLLYVIACTLMLNLPARQTPLNKGKATLDSLLAGIRFIRSRPDILGAISLDLFAVLLGGATALLPVFAKDILLTGPWGLGLLRSAPAVGALLMSLFLARFAVERNVGRVMFTAVGIFGVATIAFGLSTSFWFSLAVLVVLGAADMISMVIRASFVQLETPDEMRGRVSAVNGLFIGASNQLGEFESGLTAHWFGTVPAVVMGGIGTLVVTGTWIKLFPTLANRDRMHVPVEEKV; from the coding sequence ATGCCCGTTCAAGAGCCCCTGCTGTTACGTCACCATCGTCCGTTCATGGCCTTCTGGCTGGCGCGGATTTTCACCGCCAGCGGTTTCCAGATGCTCACCGTGGCGATTGGCTGGAATCTGTATCAACTGACCGGCAACGTGCTGGATCTGGGCCTGGTCGGTCTGGTCGAATTTGCCCCGCGCGTGCTGTTCATGCTGCACACCGGGCATGTCGCCGACCGCTATGACCGGCGCAAGGTCGCCGCGCTTTGTCAGTCGTTGCAGGCACTGATTGCCTTGGCGCTGGCCATCGGCAGTGCCACCGACAATGTCACTCGCGAGATGATTTTCATCCTCGCCTTTCTTCTGGGCGCTGCGCGGTCGTTCGAAATGCCGACGACCCAGGCGCTATTGCCAAGCATCGTCCCCAGCGCCCTGTTCCCCCGCGCCGTCGCTGCCGCGCAATCGGCGCAGCAGTCTGCGACCATCGTCGCCCCGGCTCTCGGCGGCTTGCTCTATGCATTTGGCAGCGTCTGGGTCTACGGTCCAACCGTACTTCTGTATGTGATCGCCTGCACGCTGATGCTCAATCTGCCGGCACGCCAGACGCCGCTGAACAAAGGCAAAGCCACGCTGGATTCGTTGCTGGCGGGAATCCGTTTCATCCGCAGCCGCCCGGACATCCTCGGCGCGATCTCGCTGGACCTTTTTGCCGTGCTGCTCGGCGGCGCCACGGCGTTGCTGCCGGTGTTCGCCAAGGACATTCTGCTGACTGGCCCGTGGGGCCTTGGCCTGCTGCGCTCGGCGCCGGCAGTGGGCGCGTTGCTGATGTCATTGTTCCTGGCGCGATTTGCCGTGGAGCGCAATGTCGGTCGGGTGATGTTCACCGCCGTCGGCATCTTCGGCGTCGCCACCATCGCCTTCGGCCTGTCGACCTCGTTCTGGTTCTCGCTGGCAGTGCTGGTGGTGCTCGGTGCAGCGGACATGATCAGCATGGTCATCCGCGCCTCGTTCGTACAACTGGAAACCCCGGACGAAATGCGCGGCCGGGTCAGCGCGGTCAACGGCCTGTTCATTGGTGCCTCGAACCAGTTGGGCGAATTCGAATCCGGCCTCACGGCCCACTGGTTCGGCACCGTGCCGGCGGTGGTCATGGGCGGAATCGGCACGCTGGTGGTGACCGGGACGTGGATCAAGCTGTTCCCGACATTGGCGAACCGGGACCGGATGCATGTGCCGGTGGAGGAGAAGGTCTGA
- the cydB gene encoding cytochrome d ubiquinol oxidase subunit II: MGIDLPLIWAVIIIFGIMMYVVMDGFDLGIGILFPFVPGKTDRDVMMNTVAPVWDGNETWLVLGGAALFGAFPLAYSVVLSALYLPLIFMLMGLIFRGVAFEFRFKAKDEKRHLWDKAFIGGSIAATFFQGVALGAFIDGLPVVNRQFAGGSLDWLTPFTLFCGAALVVAYALLGCTWLIMKTEGKLQEQMHDLARPLAFVLLAVIGIVSIWTPLSHPEIASRWFSMPNLLWFMPVPILVLVTLYGLIRAVARNANYTPFLLTLVLIFLGYSGLGISLWPNIVPPSISIWDAAAPPQSQGFMLVGTLFIIPFILGYTFWSYYVFRGKVTHEDGYH; the protein is encoded by the coding sequence ATGGGTATTGATCTTCCGCTGATCTGGGCCGTGATCATCATCTTCGGCATCATGATGTACGTGGTCATGGACGGTTTCGATCTGGGCATCGGCATTCTTTTCCCGTTCGTGCCCGGCAAGACCGACCGCGACGTGATGATGAACACGGTTGCGCCAGTCTGGGACGGCAACGAAACCTGGCTGGTGCTGGGGGGCGCGGCGTTGTTTGGCGCCTTCCCGCTGGCCTATTCGGTTGTGTTGTCGGCGCTGTACCTGCCGCTGATCTTCATGCTGATGGGGCTGATTTTCCGTGGCGTGGCCTTCGAGTTCCGCTTCAAGGCCAAGGATGAAAAACGTCACCTGTGGGACAAGGCGTTCATCGGTGGTTCGATCGCGGCGACGTTCTTTCAGGGTGTGGCGCTAGGTGCGTTCATCGACGGCTTGCCGGTGGTCAATCGCCAGTTCGCCGGTGGATCACTGGACTGGCTCACGCCGTTCACACTGTTCTGCGGCGCAGCGCTGGTGGTGGCCTATGCCTTGCTCGGTTGCACCTGGCTGATCATGAAGACCGAAGGCAAGTTGCAGGAACAGATGCATGATCTGGCGCGGCCGCTGGCGTTTGTGCTGTTGGCGGTGATCGGCATTGTCAGTATCTGGACGCCGTTGTCCCACCCGGAAATTGCCTCGCGCTGGTTCAGCATGCCGAATCTGTTGTGGTTCATGCCGGTGCCGATTCTGGTGCTGGTTACCCTGTATGGCCTGATCCGCGCAGTGGCACGTAATGCCAACTACACGCCGTTCCTGCTGACCCTGGTGCTGATTTTCCTCGGCTACAGCGGCCTGGGCATCAGCCTCTGGCCGAACATCGTACCGCCATCGATCTCGATCTGGGACGCCGCCGCGCCGCCGCAAAGTCAGGGCTTCATGCTGGTGGGCACGCTGTTCATCATCCCGTTCATCCTGGGTTATACCTTCTGGAGCTACTACGTGTTCCGCGGCAAAGTCACCCATGAAGACGGCTATCACTAA
- a CDS encoding HigA family addiction module antitoxin, which translates to MHNPPHPGETLLLDVLPELGISVSELARHLGFARPHLSRVLHGHAPISPDLAVRLERAGIGKARVWLGVQTDYDLWQAEHREQPMIEPLAARG; encoded by the coding sequence ATGCACAACCCGCCACACCCCGGTGAAACCCTGCTGCTGGATGTCTTGCCCGAGCTTGGCATCAGCGTGAGCGAATTAGCCCGGCACCTTGGCTTTGCACGCCCGCACCTTTCGCGCGTACTGCACGGACACGCGCCAATCAGCCCGGATCTGGCAGTACGACTTGAGCGTGCAGGGATAGGCAAGGCGCGCGTGTGGCTAGGTGTTCAAACCGACTACGACCTTTGGCAAGCGGAGCACCGTGAGCAACCAATGATAGAACCCCTCGCAGCCCGCGGCTGA
- a CDS encoding DUF2474 domain-containing protein, translating into MTGKHSLHDIEEAEKKPLWQRLGWLALIWVGSVGVLFIAASLMRMFMNAAGLTTH; encoded by the coding sequence ATGACCGGCAAGCATTCCCTGCACGACATTGAAGAAGCCGAAAAAAAACCGCTGTGGCAGCGGCTCGGCTGGTTGGCCTTGATCTGGGTCGGCAGTGTCGGCGTGTTGTTCATCGCCGCCAGCCTGATGCGCATGTTCATGAATGCCGCAGGCTTGACCACCCACTGA
- a CDS encoding DUF4879 domain-containing protein has translation MRNSGIRIFGWIAALLAAVPAFAASAPPLSEVKVIKVQSPPCGLEDIANNQPQTQCNHSGPNIKVFVLEVGYGQNQPHVTLDGFEVNGTRGPVCAFDNGNLTECTPGSKTVGSLYTFDLAGKQEGTFSFSNTSINAPRNTLSTQLYIK, from the coding sequence ATGCGCAACAGCGGGATCAGGATTTTCGGATGGATTGCAGCACTGCTGGCGGCGGTGCCGGCGTTCGCGGCTTCGGCGCCGCCGTTGAGCGAAGTGAAGGTGATCAAAGTACAGTCACCGCCCTGCGGACTGGAGGATATCGCCAATAACCAGCCGCAAACCCAATGCAATCACAGTGGGCCGAATATCAAAGTCTTCGTGCTGGAAGTCGGCTATGGCCAGAACCAGCCACACGTGACTCTGGATGGCTTCGAGGTCAACGGCACTCGAGGCCCGGTGTGTGCCTTCGATAATGGCAACCTCACCGAATGCACGCCTGGCAGCAAAACCGTCGGTTCTCTCTATACCTTCGATCTGGCCGGCAAACAGGAAGGCACCTTCAGCTTCAGCAACACCTCGATCAACGCTCCGCGCAACACGCTCTCGACTCAGCTTTACATCAAGTAA
- a CDS encoding NCS2 family permease, whose amino-acid sequence MLERLFQLKAHNTNVRTEILAGVTTFLAMAYILFVNPSILGETGMDKGAIFVATCLAAAIGSTVMGLIANYPIALAPGMGLNAFFTYTVVLHMGHTWQVALGAVFISAVLFFLLSIFRIREWIINAIPLPLRSAIAAGIGLFLALIALHNAEIVVGNSATMVGLGDLTKPAPILATIGFAVIVALEALKVRGAVLIGILAVTIASIALNVTKFGGILSMPPSLAPTFLQLDIKGALDIGLVSVIFAFLFVDLFDNSGTLIGVAKRAGLMGKDGHMPKMGRALIADSTAAMAGSLLGTSTTTSYIESAAGVSAGGRTGLTAIVVAILFLLALFFSPLAASVPAFATAPALLFVAVLMTSGLAEIDWDDITVAAPVVVTALAMPFTYSIANGIAFGFIAWTAIKLLSGRARELNPALVILSILFVIKLGWFNA is encoded by the coding sequence ATGCTGGAAAGGCTGTTTCAACTCAAGGCACACAACACCAACGTGCGCACCGAAATTCTCGCGGGCGTCACGACTTTCCTGGCCATGGCTTACATTCTGTTCGTCAACCCGAGCATCCTCGGCGAGACCGGCATGGACAAGGGCGCGATCTTCGTCGCCACCTGTCTGGCTGCCGCGATCGGATCGACCGTGATGGGCCTGATCGCCAACTACCCGATCGCCCTCGCTCCGGGCATGGGCCTGAATGCCTTCTTTACCTACACCGTGGTTCTGCACATGGGCCACACCTGGCAGGTGGCGCTGGGTGCGGTGTTCATTTCCGCCGTGCTGTTCTTCCTGCTGTCGATCTTCCGCATCCGTGAATGGATCATCAATGCCATCCCGCTGCCACTGCGCTCGGCGATCGCCGCCGGTATCGGTCTGTTCCTGGCGTTGATTGCCTTGCACAACGCGGAAATCGTGGTCGGCAATTCGGCGACCATGGTCGGCCTCGGTGATCTGACCAAACCGGCACCGATCCTTGCGACTATCGGCTTCGCTGTGATTGTTGCCCTCGAAGCGCTGAAAGTGCGCGGCGCGGTGCTGATCGGCATCCTCGCGGTAACCATCGCCTCGATCGCGCTGAACGTCACCAAGTTCGGCGGCATCCTGTCGATGCCGCCGTCGCTGGCGCCGACCTTCCTGCAACTGGACATCAAAGGTGCACTGGATATCGGTCTGGTCAGCGTGATCTTCGCCTTCCTGTTCGTCGACCTGTTCGACAACTCCGGGACCCTGATCGGCGTCGCCAAGCGCGCCGGCCTGATGGGCAAGGACGGCCACATGCCGAAAATGGGTCGCGCGCTGATCGCCGACAGTACTGCGGCCATGGCCGGTTCGCTGCTGGGCACGTCGACCACCACCAGTTACATCGAATCCGCTGCCGGCGTCAGTGCCGGCGGCCGCACCGGCCTGACCGCCATCGTCGTGGCAATCCTGTTTCTGCTGGCGCTGTTCTTCTCGCCACTGGCGGCCAGCGTTCCGGCCTTCGCCACCGCCCCAGCGCTGCTGTTCGTCGCCGTGCTGATGACTTCCGGCCTGGCGGAAATAGACTGGGATGACATCACCGTCGCCGCGCCGGTGGTGGTCACCGCGCTGGCGATGCCGTTCACCTATTCGATCGCCAACGGCATCGCCTTCGGCTTCATCGCCTGGACCGCCATCAAGCTGCTGTCCGGCCGTGCCCGTGAGCTGAACCCGGCACTGGTGATTCTTTCGATTCTGTTTGTGATCAAGTTGGGTTGGTTCAACGCATGA
- a CDS encoding autoinducer binding domain-containing protein, giving the protein METWKESQLKQLTFAKEIETAYPILLRFAENLGFNYCAIAVTSPHREVHLNALQINNYPKDWNVQYDEENYRNVDPIIAHCNHSILPIVWEERVFAQAPELWRALQKNGLQHGWSQAFHDEASGLCSIISLARSHCSISPLELYEHYGYIFFANRRVSELYARSVPIPTKPSRPRLSSRELEILQLSAMGKTAHDISRILSLSERTVNYHVQNLIEKFKVCNKISAVIAAARAGII; this is encoded by the coding sequence ATGGAAACGTGGAAGGAATCACAACTGAAACAACTGACGTTTGCCAAGGAAATAGAGACGGCGTATCCCATATTGCTGAGATTCGCCGAAAACCTGGGCTTTAATTACTGCGCGATCGCCGTAACCTCGCCACATCGCGAGGTGCACCTCAATGCATTGCAAATCAATAATTACCCCAAAGATTGGAACGTACAGTACGACGAGGAAAATTACCGAAACGTTGACCCGATAATAGCGCATTGCAATCACTCAATATTGCCAATTGTCTGGGAGGAAAGAGTCTTCGCCCAGGCACCTGAGCTTTGGCGAGCGTTGCAAAAAAACGGACTGCAGCATGGCTGGTCGCAAGCGTTTCATGATGAGGCCAGCGGCTTGTGCAGCATCATCAGTCTCGCCCGCTCTCACTGTTCGATCAGCCCGCTGGAGCTGTATGAGCATTACGGTTATATCTTTTTCGCCAACCGACGCGTCAGCGAATTGTACGCCCGCAGCGTGCCCATACCGACCAAACCCAGCAGGCCCAGGCTTTCGTCCCGGGAACTGGAGATTCTGCAACTGTCCGCCATGGGCAAGACCGCGCATGATATTTCGAGAATTCTCAGCCTCAGCGAACGTACCGTTAACTACCATGTGCAAAACCTGATCGAGAAGTTCAAAGTCTGCAACAAGATCTCCGCCGTGATCGCGGCGGCTCGCGCGGGAATCATCTGA